AGTTTTGAAAGATATGTTTCCATCAAACCGAGGTATTTGAAAAAATCCGCAAGTGCGGTCTCAGGATTTTCTTCCCGCTGCTGAATTGCCTGCAGCAGATTGACCTTGGCGCGGACATTGGCCCGGTAAGACTTAAAATAGAGGAACAGAGCCTCTGCTTCGGGCAACATGGCAGGAATATATTCAAGATATGTTTTCAGAAAGGCGGAGGAAAGATCATCCCTTCCGTAGGCCTCCATATCCATACAAAAGAACGCCACTTCATTCAGCACATCAATTTGGCGAAAGGCCGGATTGAACTCAATACAATCGAAAATCACAGGATCCTCATAAAGGAAAATATTTCCCGAATGCATGTCGCCGTGAACATCCCGTACCCAGCCGCAATGGTAGCGGTCCCTGATCAATTGATCATGGTTCTCAAGAAAAGACCTTACTTGTTCAAAGCTCGACTCCACCCTATCAAGGGATTCTTCATCAAGCAAACCACCTGCTTTGGATACCGGTTCCTGAAGATTCAGAAACCGTTGCAGCAGCTGGCTTTCTGACGGCGGTTCCGCAATCACTTCTGCTTCACGGTGAAATCGCGCGATCTTTCTGGCAATGGAAGTTACCTGATCTTCCGTCACACGGCCCTCTTTCATCCACTTGACCATCTCAAGTTCGCGCTTCAACGTACGCATCTTCACGGCGTAATCCACCGTCTTTCCATCCTGCGCAACCTCCGAGACGCCCAGATATACATCATTACACAACCTTCTGTTCAGGCGCACTTCTTCTTCACAGAAAAACTTTCTTTTTTCTTTGGTTGAAAAATCAAGGAAAGAAAACGTTACCGGCTTCTTTAATTTATAAGTAAATGAAGGTGTGATAAGCACGATGGACACGTGGGTCTCTTTACGTTCCAAGACATCAGGCAATGAACCTGCAAGAAGTTCTGCTGAAGATATCACCGGAAGTTCGAAGCCTGCACTTTGCAGTTTGCTTATCGCCTCACGTTTCAGATCTTCCACGCTGATGTTGGTTGAGTCCAGCATCACAACTTCATCTTTAGAAAAAGGCACAAGGTCTTTGCGAAGTTTTTTATACACTTCTTCTCCGGCTTCGCTAAACGGTCTGGGGGAACGCACCCTGTCCAACGCCACCGCCTCATCACAATCGATCCATATCTTAAAAAACGGGCGATCGTGGACTTGTTCTTCCAGCAAGCCTCTCATTTCCGGGCTATGAAAACTACCGTCGACAATGGCAACCATTCCTTTTTTCAGGGCTGCATCCATCCTGCGAAACACTTCTTCGTAAACCTGTTTTCGGGAATCGGGGTCATATTTTCCGCGGAGTCCCAGGTCATTCCTGACCATATCCGTGCTGATATGCGCTGCGTGCCATTGATCAGCCAGCGCTTCGGCCAATGCCGATTTTCCCGCGCCGGGTAATCCGGCTATCATCACCACAACAGGTTGATGTTTGGGAATATTCATTGTTTCAAATTTAAACGGATGATATGACCGGGCAAATGACGAGAGTCAATCTCACTGTTGATTCTTTCGAAAAACGTAAACCCCGCCTTCATTCAGGAGTGTTTCCCATTCGGGAGACGCCACATAATCGTCCAGCACTTTCTGCTCCTCTTCTGTGGTCAACGGATACGGCCCACTGTAAATGGTTGTGAGGATGTAGTCCGCATCCTTAATATAAGGAAACAGGTAGAGCTTCTCCCTGAAAGACACGTGAGGGACCAAGGCGTTCTTGGCACATAGGGCGGCATCATCGGGAATGAGTGCAAAGGCACGCTCCATCAGCTCATGGTCGTATTCACATGTATAATGCTCTTTCATGAAAATGTTATGACAGGCTTCGTTGTAGTAGGGATATGCACGGTTGCTGAATATATAAATGGTGCCCCACATGCTCACAACGGCCATAAGCACCCCAAGCGCATTGGCGATGCGGTGGTTGCGCATATTCATCAGCATCAGGGCAAGACATACACTGATAAAAGGAAGAAATTCGGTGCTGTAGTGCCCTTCAATGCTCCAATGCGATTCCACATCGGACCACATTTTCATGCCTAAAATGGGCAAGATCATCAAGAGATAGATGGGTCTGTAAAACAACACCCAGCCGCCTCCCAGAAGCACAGAAATATAAAACTGAGGCTTGACGCCATCCATCACGGGATTGCCCATGTGATTCACAAAAAACAACTTGATCGTGGTGATGGGATATGTGAGCAGGGTTTTCACCACTTCTCCCGGCGTAGCTCCCAGTGATTTATAATAGAAGTGGTAGTAACCCAGATCAGCGGGGAATGTCTCATACGAAGGCATGATCACCTTCATCACAACAACGGTATACACTGTACTGACGCCGGACATCCATAACAAGCGGTTTCTTGCTGCCTTATCATTCCGGTATAATATGGCCATAACGATACAAACCGCGATC
This region of Flavobacteriales bacterium genomic DNA includes:
- a CDS encoding AAA family ATPase is translated as MNIPKHQPVVVMIAGLPGAGKSALAEALADQWHAAHISTDMVRNDLGLRGKYDPDSRKQVYEEVFRRMDAALKKGMVAIVDGSFHSPEMRGLLEEQVHDRPFFKIWIDCDEAVALDRVRSPRPFSEAGEEVYKKLRKDLVPFSKDEVVMLDSTNISVEDLKREAISKLQSAGFELPVISSAELLAGSLPDVLERKETHVSIVLITPSFTYKLKKPVTFSFLDFSTKEKRKFFCEEEVRLNRRLCNDVYLGVSEVAQDGKTVDYAVKMRTLKRELEMVKWMKEGRVTEDQVTSIARKIARFHREAEVIAEPPSESQLLQRFLNLQEPVSKAGGLLDEESLDRVESSFEQVRSFLENHDQLIRDRYHCGWVRDVHGDMHSGNIFLYEDPVIFDCIEFNPAFRQIDVLNEVAFFCMDMEAYGRDDLSSAFLKTYLEYIPAMLPEAEALFLYFKSYRANVRAKVNLLQAIQQREENPETALADFFKYLGLMETYLSKLPAPTTG
- a CDS encoding DUF2079 domain-containing protein; this encodes MNDVQRPWLSRHLWWMILLVFAVAYLLQVLGNHYHFRTFGCDLGIFNHALYSYAHFQTDVHPLKYYTYSNFLADHFSLYMMLFSPLYWVGGTQILLILQVASVLFGVLGVRAYVRHKTDRPWLPEICMLHFLTFFGIYSALAFDYHDNVVASMFIPWLLLYVDQRKWLWASICLGMILISKENLALWMIAVCIVMAILYRNDKAARNRLLWMSGVSTVYTVVVMKVIMPSYETFPADLGYYHFYYKSLGATPGEVVKTLLTYPITTIKLFFVNHMGNPVMDGVKPQFYISVLLGGGWVLFYRPIYLLMILPILGMKMWSDVESHWSIEGHYSTEFLPFISVCLALMLMNMRNHRIANALGVLMAVVSMWGTIYIFSNRAYPYYNEACHNIFMKEHYTCEYDHELMERAFALIPDDAALCAKNALVPHVSFREKLYLFPYIKDADYILTTIYSGPYPLTTEEEQKVLDDYVASPEWETLLNEGGVYVFRKNQQ